Genomic DNA from Oryza sativa Japonica Group chromosome 5, ASM3414082v1:
acggccgttcgctctcgggcgacggccgtcaacgaaatttgcaggcggcccccttgccgccctccgcgagggtgattttgtactgtgcggggggccgcctgcaaatgggcggcgaggggggcatggaaatttgcaggcggcccccttgccgccctccgcgagggcgattttgcactgtgcggggggccgcctgcaaatgggcggcgagggggcatggaattttgcaggcggcccccttgccgccctgggggagggcgatttttgcctcccccctataaagcccagcccctcccctatgaaatttcattatattcactaaaaatccaaaaaaaacgaaagagagagagaggggagggcagcagaaggggagcggcgaagccctgctggttcgctcacttcatcacaggtatgctcccatacatcttttgcatttgtactaatatattacgtttgagtacatatgttgcgttttagttttagttccatatattttagcagatctgtagcacacagcacatatgtgtagatccagagcatagaatataatagtatgaattgagacatagacagtagtgttaattgtaagatgtagtttagtttgatcttctttcccactaccacaccacacacgaaaatggaagcctattaattggtaatacgtaatctagaattgagattatgtacaacattcttcactacaattttacattttggcagcaaaccaaatatgatcaaatgcaattttaccttaccaaatatttggtagtgccaaaacttgcttatattttggcattaacaaaatatttgtacggtaacattccaaatatgccctaaaaaataataaaattgtattttaccaatcttggagattttaatcttgtatagttttcaatataaaaagatttgataactattgatatttatataaaaaaaatatagagcacagtacaaaatcgccctcccccagggcggcaagggggccgcctgcaaaattccatgccccctcgccgcccatttgcaggcgggcccccgcacagtgcaaaatcgccctcgcggagggcggcaagggggccgcctgcaaatttccatgccccccctcgccgcccatttgcaggcggcccccgcacagtacaaaatcgccctcgcggagggcggcaagggggccgcctgcaaatttcgttgacggccgtcgcccgagagcgaacggccgtctgccacgtcattttcgccgccctctgggagggcgatttttaaaaatcgccctcccagagggcggtaggcgactatttccgtcaattttcaaaatggaaaattatttttgtaaaacttttaataaaaaaaattataaataaaaaaaattcgagtGAGTCTGAGATGAGATCAACCGGGAGCAAAACATTTCAGGACACTTCTTGCAAACGATACATACGGCAACATATACAGCATATGCCGCAATTGGTTACAGCGATACACAAATTAAGGGGTGAAAAACAAGACAATCACCTCATGGTATCAGAATGCCGCCATAGCTAATGTACAGATTTAACAAAGAAATGTATTAGCTAACATTTTCTCTTCACATGTACTCCATATGACCCAACTAAAGTTCTTGTCAGCTGTAAGTTAGGAGAGAATTTCTTATATACCGTTGGTAAAGGACTGTAGTCAATTCTACGTAAGAAACCTTCCATGTCACCACCAATTCTACGCCATCCTGTGGCACACTGGGTgcccaaaaaaaatcaatcttccCCTGCTTGGCATTTCAAATTTTGGGATTTTAGAATCAATATGTAAAGAACTTCAAATTACAGGGAACTTTGCATTCTAAACCCcatgatataacaatatcagaattcaaaattcaaaactcgCATGTTTCGAACAATTACTAGTACTAACCTATTGTTATCTCTATAGATGAGGAGAATCCCTGCAGGAGTTGCTGTCTTAACAGATCCTTCTCTGCCTCATTGTTGGGGAATATAGTTCTGGACAGAGATGGCGTATTGAGATAAATACCATCGCAATCTTCGCACGGTTCCTTATCATGCAAGTGAATTCGCTGTAGCCCCACAGCTCTCTGAATGACAAGCCTTATGTACTTGATCAGATTCTCAGTGGTCTCAAAGCCGTTTATATCCAGCAACCTCAAGGTCTTATGCTTGATGCTTTCAGATGATGCTTCCCACACAACATTGCTTCTGTCAGCCCTGTCCTTAAAGCCATTCTCGTCACATATGTGGAGAGATATCTACAAGGAGTTAATACGTAGTAGCCAGGATTATTGCATTGTCACTCACAGATTTAGCAAGTTACAGGAACAggcaatatatatgtatgttgaGCAGGAAACATATTTATCATGTGTGGTTTACCTTAACATGAAATCGCTCGAGGAAGGGTGCGCCTTCAAGGACAAAGAGAGTCCAGTCGAGGCCACAATCAAGACTAATGCTGCAAAGATATACATTCCTAAGATTGCGGAATATGGGGAAGAGTTTCTTGGGCTCTTCTGGCAGGATCCAAACCTGCAGTCAGCAAATAAACAAGAAATTAGCACCAACATCACATCGTATGTAAGCCAGGTGGAATGGATCCATTAGAAACAGTTAATCCTCATAGCATCAGAGGACCAATCAAATGAATGAATGCAGGAAATCAAACAGTTACTGTGGCAGTACATTACCATCTCATCCTGGAAGTCCAGATGCAAACTAGTTAGAGTTGGCACGGTCGACAGCCAGTCGCTGAGCTTGAATGGCAGCTGCATCTTGTGGCAGGTGGAAGAGAAACGTATCCGGTCAAGCATTGGGACGCAGCCGAAACAAACAGGAGGATTGGCACCCACCCATGTATCACAGTCCACGCATTTCAGCTTGGGAGCGTTGATGAGCTCAACCTTGATGTAACTGCAGAAGGCCATCGTCAGCGTGCTGAGCTGCGAGTTTGGTGCATCGATTCTGAGCACATACCTCTTGCCATTATCGCAATCCTGCAGGGTGAGGTGCTGCAGCTGGAGGCAGGAGGCTAGGAGGTTGGGGATGTCTGAATCCCCAAACCTGAGAGCCCACAGAGAGAGGCTTGTCAGTCGCCTGAATGCATTGGGGTAAGCTTGAAAGAAGGACATGAAGCGTCTCCCATATCGTGCCAGGTGTTTCTCGGTACAAAGCAGCTCAGGCACCTCGGTCAGGATGGAAAAGGAAAGGACCTCAATCTTGCTTGCTCTGCCACCGGCACTCTGAACTGCATCCTCAAGCATGCGCCCAACGGAGTGCAGGTAAGGGTCAGTGAGGTAGAAGCACAGGTGCAGTGTCCTGATGATGATGAGTTGAGGCTTTCAGCTCTTGGAGCCAACAATGTCCTCATTGCTTGGGTGTACCTTGACATGGCCACCTTGACTCGAGTCATGGTGTTCCTTTTGAGTGAAGGAGCAGACCGGCGTGGTATGAAATCGGCAACATCGATTTCAAGATGGTTCATGGATTGGAGAAGATGGGTCCATCTTCTTGCAAGAGTGGTGGTCCGGGCTGCAGTCGGCAGTTGCAGCCGTTGGAGGATGTCAATCAAAATTTCATCCGGGAGCGCGCTGAGCCTGTCATCGACGACTTGGCACTGCTGGTAATGGAGAAAGATACATTATTTGTCAATACCGATGGATTGGCCTTAAGAAAAACAAAGATGAATGAATGAAAGCAGAAATGTTTCCAGGTATTTGAGAGGCATATATATCAGGGTATTTCATTTCATAGTGTATGGCATAATCAGGAGgtataaggccttgtttagttccaaattttttttcccaaaaacatctcaccgaatctttggacacatgtatagagcaataaattagataaaatgaaaaactaattgcaaagaccgtgtttagattcaaacttttttcttcaaacttccaacttttctgtcacatcaaatgtttggccacatgcattaaatgtggacgaaaaaaaatcaattgcatagtttacatgtaaatcacgagacgaatcttttgagcataattacgctatgatttaacaaggtgatgctacaataaatatttgctaatgacggattaattagacttaataaatttgtctcctGGTTTCCAGGTGAGtaatgaaattagttttttcattcgtgtccaaaaatttcttccgacatccggtcaaacgtttgatgtgacacccaaaaatttttcttttcgcgaactaaacaaggcctaaatgtAACTTTGCCTCTCAATATAAGTACAGCTAGTACTAGCCAAGGACCATCCATAGAAAATCTCAATataagagggggggggggggggggggggggctaacAGCGTTATTGGGCATTGCCGACTCCATGAGCTTCCTGCCTGGGTGAATGAGGGAAGGGATCGACGAGATTTGCAGGGGGGACAAAAACTACTCCACTCTAATGGAGGCCGGAGTGTCAATTTGGGCAGCGCAGGACGATGCTCTTGTTTATAAGTATCTGTCAGCTTCAGGATCGACGCGAAGGAATTCGGAGACCGAAGCGGACTCCTTATTTGATTGGAAATCCATATCCATGtataaatataagtataaaTTGTTTACTAATTTGTTTAGGAGGAGGAGCAACGCGAAACTGTAGGAGATGACACAATCAGGATTGCTAATTCGCGTGCGAGCTGTGCCTCCTCCCCCACGCCCttatttttcgttttttctacgattttttcacttttttctgattattttttaatctttagcacacatgtttttcaaatgttttgagttgaaagtttttaaatctaaacttgaaaattttcaaatcttaacttaaaagtttttcaaatctggacttgaaacttttcaaatctcgagttgacaGTTTTcgtctgagttgaaagttttaaaatctcgagttgaaaatttcaaatctgcgtttaaagttttcaaatcttgaattgaaacttttcaaatccgagttgaaagttttcaaactgagttgaaagttttcaaatttgagatgaaaagttgaacattttcaaaatttgacttaaaaaatttaaatttcaagttgaaagtttttaaatttgggtttaaaattttcaaaattgacTTCAGatatagattttctttttaatttgttagttaaaaaaaatctcgctgaaaaaagaaaatcttatctACTGCTGTCATTATCTCAAATTATCGTTATCTAAGACTAATACTAGTATAACCACATTATCCCAACAAAAATGCGCGCCGGCGCGCCAACTAGCAATCCCGACAGGTGTGTCGATTTTATAGCCCGTATATTTGATTTCATGCTATTAAAAAGCATTATCTTTGTTGAAAAATGATTGTTTATCTGTATAATtgtattttcatttttatagatatatagTTTGGAAAAACAATGATAAAATATGTGTAAAGGAGTTTGTGTTGATTTTCAAAATGACATTATTTTAAGTACAGGGGCAGTataaattttgcaaagttttatAAGAATTAGTTCAGTTTTATTCAACTTAGAAAAATACAGTACattcaaataaaatttgcaA
This window encodes:
- the LOC107277823 gene encoding uncharacterized protein, which gives rise to MPNNAQCQVVDDRLSALPDEILIDILQRLQLPTAARTTTLARRWTHLLQSMNHLEIDVADFIPRRSAPSLKRNTMTRVKVAMSRTLHLCFYLTDPYLHSVGRMLEDAVQSAGGRASKIEVLSFSILTEVPELLCTEKHLARYGRRFMSFFQAYPNAFRRLTSLSLWALRFGDSDIPNLLASCLQLQHLTLQDCDNGKRYVLRIDAPNSQLSTLTMAFCSYIKVELINAPKLKCVDCDTWVGANPPVCFGCVPMLDRIRFSSTCHKMQLPFKLSDWLSTVPTLTSLHLDFQDEMVWILPEEPKKLFPIFRNLRNVYLCSISLDCGLDWTLFVLEGAPFLERFHVKISLHICDENGFKDRADRSNVVWEASSESIKHKTLRLLDINGFETTENLIKYIRLVIQRAVGLQRIHLHDKEPCEDCDGIYLNTPSLSRTIFPNNEAEKDLLRQQLLQGFSSSIEITIG